From Lujinxingia vulgaris, a single genomic window includes:
- a CDS encoding SMP-30/gluconolactonase/LRE family protein, whose product MKAVSIRAARWTSKLAAGALLLAACGGVDEDPTGESQAALSHSSASVDSDYRMRTLTTGADLHATNGVVVGPDGNLYVASVLSRAIAVVNPRSGRIIDMIGPERGVDSPDDLTFGPDGSLYWTSFLTGEVGRLSPDGVKTTVAQLTPGVNAIAMSPDGRLFATVIFLGDALYELDPDGVDAPRLVGTGFGGLNSMRFGPDGHLYGPLWFTGEVARVDIETGAFTTVLDGLSVPAAVKFDSQGILHVVDQYTGEIIALDLDTGETEVVAVADEVGADNLAFDANDTIYITNAHDGWVRKVLPNGRTRSLTDEGLVAPGGVAVVPYQGKQTVFVADALSMKGFSTLTGRMTASIHSVIGISALATPLTATADGDRVLTSSWFANVVQTWDPALEAVVESHSDFATPLNAVRYQGDLIVSELSANRVVRREAGTTDKEVLAAIPVPTGLATDGDDLWAADWVTGSVYLIADDGQALAAPQLVASGLSFPEGMAVDKDGNLLVVETGIDQVTKIDPATGQKSVLASGLDIGMAGPPGMPPTYIFNGIAVDDCGVIYVSVDTDNSVVKISPRGRGALRCADGGPGRGKGHGHGHGHGHGHGHGHGHGH is encoded by the coding sequence ATGAAAGCTGTATCAATTCGCGCTGCTCGTTGGACGTCGAAGTTGGCCGCCGGAGCCTTGCTCCTTGCGGCGTGTGGTGGTGTGGACGAGGACCCGACCGGAGAGTCGCAGGCGGCCCTGTCGCACTCCTCAGCGTCTGTGGACTCCGACTACCGGATGCGCACGTTGACCACCGGCGCAGATCTACACGCCACCAACGGCGTCGTGGTGGGCCCCGATGGCAACCTCTACGTGGCCAGCGTGCTCTCCCGCGCCATCGCGGTGGTCAATCCCCGCTCCGGCCGCATCATCGACATGATCGGCCCCGAGCGTGGCGTGGACTCCCCCGATGACCTGACCTTTGGTCCGGACGGCTCGCTCTACTGGACCTCCTTTCTCACCGGTGAAGTGGGTCGCTTGAGCCCCGACGGCGTGAAGACCACCGTCGCCCAGCTCACCCCCGGCGTGAACGCCATCGCCATGTCTCCGGATGGACGCCTCTTCGCCACAGTCATCTTCCTGGGCGACGCCCTCTACGAGCTCGACCCCGACGGCGTCGACGCCCCTCGTCTGGTGGGCACGGGCTTCGGCGGGCTCAACAGCATGCGCTTTGGCCCGGACGGTCACCTCTACGGTCCGCTCTGGTTCACTGGCGAGGTCGCGCGTGTCGACATCGAGACCGGCGCGTTCACCACCGTGCTCGACGGGCTCTCTGTGCCGGCCGCCGTCAAGTTCGACTCCCAGGGCATCCTGCACGTCGTCGACCAGTACACCGGTGAGATCATCGCGCTGGACCTGGACACCGGTGAGACCGAGGTGGTCGCGGTGGCCGATGAAGTTGGCGCCGACAACCTGGCCTTTGACGCCAACGACACCATCTACATCACCAACGCCCACGACGGCTGGGTGCGCAAGGTGCTCCCCAACGGCCGCACGCGCAGCCTGACCGACGAGGGCCTCGTGGCTCCCGGCGGCGTGGCGGTGGTGCCTTACCAGGGCAAGCAGACCGTCTTCGTGGCCGACGCCCTCTCGATGAAGGGCTTCTCCACCCTGACCGGGCGCATGACCGCCTCGATTCACTCCGTCATCGGCATCTCCGCGCTGGCCACCCCGCTGACGGCCACCGCCGACGGCGACCGCGTGCTCACCAGCTCCTGGTTTGCCAACGTCGTTCAGACCTGGGATCCCGCGCTGGAAGCCGTCGTGGAGAGCCACTCCGACTTCGCCACCCCGCTCAACGCCGTGCGCTACCAGGGTGATCTGATCGTCTCGGAGCTCTCCGCCAACCGCGTGGTACGTCGCGAAGCCGGCACCACCGACAAAGAAGTGCTGGCGGCGATCCCCGTGCCCACCGGTCTTGCCACCGATGGTGACGACCTCTGGGCGGCCGACTGGGTCACCGGCTCGGTCTACCTGATCGCCGACGACGGCCAGGCACTGGCCGCGCCGCAGCTCGTCGCCTCGGGCCTCTCCTTCCCCGAAGGCATGGCCGTCGATAAGGACGGCAACCTCCTGGTCGTGGAGACCGGCATCGACCAGGTCACCAAGATCGATCCCGCCACCGGCCAGAAGTCCGTGCTGGCCAGCGGCCTCGACATCGGCATGGCCGGCCCCCCCGGGATGCCGCCGACCTACATCTTCAACGGCATCGCTGTGGATGACTGCGGCGTGATTTACGTGAGCGTCGATACCGACAACTCCGTGGTCAAGATCTCCCCGCGGGGCAGAGGCGCGCTGCGCTGCGCCGACGGCGGCCCCGGAAGGGGTAAGGGTCATGGTCACGGACACGGCCATGGACACGGACATGGTCACGGACACGGCCACGGGCACTGA
- a CDS encoding AAA family ATPase — protein MAPALKTCISCEKQFLVKFRFQIERRGSEMVYYCSQACRQEQTEQQGQVHCSSCDKAFVPTYAFQQATVDGRQVHYCSMACRTPAVQDYRQRRTHTERGPMRIAVLNQKGGTGKTTTTVALGSGLALAGHRVLIIDVDSQGHVAISLGIEGKHTLYHLMVEERPLNQCVINARPNLDVLVGDDTLASAEIFLARKNEGRDKLLRKVLHENHDYDFILLDCGPSLSLLNMNALTFADHLIVPVSCDFLSLVGVKQVMKTLKNVNQVLLHPISIMGILPTFYDMRNNISDESIKTLKGYFHDKVLPPIRVNTRLKEAPQHRQSIFEYAPDSRGASDYQKVVDWVVREHQRRAQATA, from the coding sequence ATGGCTCCCGCACTCAAAACCTGTATCAGCTGCGAGAAGCAGTTTCTGGTCAAATTTCGCTTCCAGATCGAGCGTCGCGGCTCCGAGATGGTCTATTACTGCAGCCAGGCCTGCCGTCAGGAGCAGACCGAACAGCAGGGCCAGGTGCACTGCTCCAGCTGCGATAAGGCCTTCGTGCCGACCTATGCGTTTCAGCAGGCCACCGTCGACGGACGCCAGGTCCACTACTGCTCGATGGCCTGCCGCACCCCGGCCGTCCAGGACTACCGCCAGCGCCGCACCCACACCGAGCGCGGGCCGATGCGCATCGCCGTGCTCAACCAGAAAGGCGGCACCGGCAAGACCACCACGACCGTCGCCCTGGGGAGCGGCCTGGCCCTGGCCGGCCACCGCGTGCTCATCATCGACGTCGACAGCCAGGGCCACGTGGCCATCAGTCTGGGCATCGAAGGCAAACACACCCTCTACCACCTGATGGTCGAGGAGCGTCCCCTCAACCAGTGCGTCATCAACGCCCGCCCCAACCTCGACGTGCTCGTGGGCGACGACACCCTGGCCAGCGCCGAGATCTTCCTGGCTCGCAAAAACGAGGGTCGTGATAAACTTCTGCGCAAGGTCCTGCACGAGAATCACGACTACGACTTCATCCTGCTCGACTGCGGCCCGAGCCTCTCGCTGCTCAACATGAACGCGCTGACCTTTGCCGACCACCTCATCGTGCCGGTCTCCTGCGACTTCTTGAGCCTCGTCGGTGTCAAACAGGTCATGAAGACGCTCAAAAACGTCAACCAGGTCCTGCTGCACCCCATCAGCATCATGGGCATCTTGCCCACCTTCTACGACATGCGTAACAACATCAGCGACGAGTCCATCAAGACCCTTAAAGGCTACTTCCACGACAAGGTGCTCCCGCCCATCCGCGTGAACACCCGTCTCAAAGAAGCCCCGCAGCACCGCCAGTCCATCTTTGAGTACGCGCCCGACAGCCGTGGCGCCTCCGACTACCAGAAGGTCGTCGAC
- the dnaK gene encoding molecular chaperone DnaK has protein sequence MERIIGIDLGTTNSCVAIVEGGTPQVIPNKGGYKTTPSVVAITESGRRLVGQMAKRQAITNARHTVYASKRLIGRKWNSSEVRHCIETCPYEIVQGPHEDVRIKLRDKEYSLPELSSIVLQEMKLVAQEFLGEEPTKAVVTVPAYFNDNQRTATRDAGRIAGLDIVRIINEPTAAALAYGFGKDIDATVAIYDLGGGTFDISILDIHEGVFDVLSTAGDTFLGGEDFDARIIEHLAFEFAREHKVDLRKDEMALQRLRDAAEKAKIELSSMPETEISLPFIHSRDDGEALHLQTTLTRDAFEELVIDLVQRTIKICQATLQESGLEVDDIDDVILVGGMTRMPRIQAAVRDYFGKAPSKQVHPDEAVALGAAVQGAALIEGSSDVLLLDVTPHSLGIMVHGGGFEVLIEANATIPTSHGHIFTTVRDNQTSVKIIVLQGESPNAEENEMLGEFVLSGLRRAPAGEVEVEVAFEISADGIVSVQARDLETGKEQSITVTATSGLTEEEIQNMIEENQDYLVELKRDEELERVRGQIRKTVRELEKLTERTISNGDGHLLEHLRGRVTRSVEQAREALDSKDTARLSATADEIKQVLQSVKAAAMGA, from the coding sequence ATGGAGCGCATCATCGGAATCGACCTCGGGACCACCAACTCCTGTGTCGCCATCGTCGAAGGCGGCACCCCGCAGGTGATTCCCAATAAAGGGGGCTACAAAACCACCCCCAGCGTGGTCGCGATCACCGAGAGCGGACGTCGCCTGGTCGGTCAGATGGCCAAGCGCCAGGCCATCACCAACGCCCGCCACACCGTCTACGCCTCCAAGCGCCTCATCGGCAGAAAGTGGAACTCCTCGGAGGTCCGCCACTGCATTGAGACCTGCCCCTACGAGATCGTGCAGGGCCCTCACGAAGATGTGCGCATCAAACTTCGCGACAAAGAGTACAGCCTCCCCGAGCTCTCCAGCATCGTGCTCCAGGAGATGAAGCTCGTCGCCCAGGAGTTTCTGGGCGAAGAGCCCACCAAGGCCGTGGTCACCGTGCCGGCCTACTTTAATGATAATCAGCGCACCGCCACCCGCGACGCCGGCCGCATCGCCGGGCTCGATATCGTGCGCATCATCAACGAGCCCACCGCCGCAGCCCTGGCCTACGGCTTTGGCAAAGATATCGACGCCACCGTCGCCATCTATGACCTGGGCGGCGGCACCTTCGACATCTCCATTCTCGACATTCACGAAGGCGTCTTCGACGTGCTCTCCACCGCCGGCGACACCTTTTTGGGCGGCGAGGACTTCGACGCGCGCATCATCGAGCACCTGGCCTTTGAGTTTGCCCGCGAGCATAAGGTCGACCTTCGCAAAGATGAGATGGCTCTGCAGCGTCTTCGCGACGCCGCCGAGAAGGCCAAGATCGAGCTCTCCTCGATGCCCGAGACCGAGATCAGCCTGCCCTTCATCCACAGCCGCGATGATGGCGAGGCCCTCCACCTGCAGACCACGCTGACCCGCGACGCGTTTGAGGAGCTGGTCATCGATCTTGTGCAGCGCACCATCAAGATCTGTCAGGCCACCCTCCAGGAGAGCGGCCTTGAGGTCGATGACATCGACGACGTGATCCTGGTCGGCGGCATGACGCGTATGCCGCGAATTCAGGCTGCTGTGCGCGACTACTTCGGCAAAGCGCCGTCGAAGCAGGTGCACCCCGATGAGGCCGTGGCGCTCGGCGCCGCCGTCCAGGGCGCGGCGCTCATCGAAGGCAGCAGCGATGTGCTCCTGCTCGACGTCACCCCGCACAGCCTCGGGATCATGGTGCACGGCGGCGGTTTCGAAGTGCTCATTGAGGCCAACGCCACCATCCCCACCAGCCACGGCCACATCTTCACCACCGTGCGCGACAACCAGACCTCGGTAAAAATCATCGTGCTCCAGGGCGAGTCGCCCAACGCTGAGGAGAACGAGATGCTGGGTGAGTTTGTGCTCAGCGGACTGCGCCGCGCTCCGGCTGGCGAGGTCGAGGTGGAGGTCGCCTTTGAGATCAGCGCCGACGGCATCGTCTCGGTGCAAGCTCGCGACCTGGAGACCGGCAAAGAGCAGTCGATCACGGTCACCGCCACCAGCGGCCTGACCGAAGAAGAAATTCAGAACATGATCGAGGAGAACCAGGACTACCTGGTCGAGCTCAAGCGTGACGAGGAGCTTGAGCGCGTCCGTGGCCAGATCCGCAAGACGGTGCGCGAGCTTGAGAAGCTCACCGAGCGCACCATCAGCAACGGCGACGGCCACCTCCTCGAGCACCTGCGCGGCCGGGTAACTCGCAGCGTAGAGCAGGCCCGCGAGGCCCTGGACTCCAAAGACACCGCCCGGCTCAGCGCCACCGCCGATGAGATCAAGCAGGTCCTCCAGTCGGTGAAAGCCGCCGCCATGGGCGCCTGA
- a CDS encoding lysylphosphatidylglycerol synthase transmembrane domain-containing protein — MSSSSPTPDPGPAPLRLARLMWAVVLAVLLYGGFALWADLDQLIPALQQVPIKVVILACALSAVNYGFRFLRWQLYLQRLSIDVPWRPSLQIFLAGLVMSISPGKVGEVLKSALLRRSFGVPVARSAPVVFAERLTDLLGLFAIGALGVLTFEFGAGVFVGALAAVLALIGALQSQTLINALLTGVGRIPRLARLQAPLRQAYSSTRTLLSPTLLGATTLLSALSWSLEGLAFWCILDALGASELTLYKALFVYAISTLLGALSFLPGGLGLTEGSMVGALMLLGLFTANAPALAATYLIRLATLWFGVGVGALSLLSYERRPPTGHSDSL, encoded by the coding sequence ATGTCTTCGTCCTCGCCAACGCCCGATCCCGGCCCGGCTCCCCTGCGCCTGGCGCGCCTGATGTGGGCGGTCGTGCTGGCCGTGCTCCTCTACGGCGGATTTGCGCTCTGGGCGGATCTCGACCAGCTCATCCCGGCGCTTCAGCAGGTGCCCATAAAAGTGGTCATTCTGGCGTGTGCGCTCAGCGCGGTGAACTACGGATTTCGTTTTCTGCGCTGGCAGCTCTACCTGCAGCGCCTCAGCATTGATGTTCCCTGGCGGCCCAGCCTGCAGATCTTTTTGGCCGGCCTCGTCATGTCCATCTCGCCAGGAAAGGTCGGGGAGGTGCTCAAGAGCGCGCTTTTGCGTCGCAGCTTTGGTGTGCCCGTCGCGCGTAGCGCGCCGGTAGTCTTTGCCGAACGCCTCACCGACCTTCTGGGGCTCTTCGCCATCGGAGCGCTGGGCGTGCTCACCTTTGAGTTCGGCGCCGGCGTCTTCGTTGGAGCGTTGGCGGCGGTGCTCGCGCTCATCGGCGCACTGCAATCCCAGACACTTATCAACGCGCTGCTCACCGGGGTGGGCCGCATCCCCAGGCTCGCTCGTCTGCAGGCGCCGCTGCGCCAGGCATACAGCTCGACGCGCACGCTGCTCTCACCGACTTTGCTCGGCGCGACGACGCTGCTCAGCGCGCTCTCCTGGTCGCTGGAGGGGCTGGCGTTCTGGTGCATCCTCGATGCGCTGGGGGCCTCGGAGTTGACGCTGTACAAGGCGCTTTTTGTCTACGCGATCTCCACCCTGCTCGGGGCGCTGAGCTTTCTGCCCGGGGGCCTGGGGCTCACCGAAGGCAGCATGGTCGGCGCGCTGATGCTGCTGGGGCTCTTCACCGCGAACGCCCCGGCGCTGGCCGCGACCTACCTGATTCGCCTGGCCACGCTCTGGTTTGGCGTCGGCGTGGGGGCGCTTTCACTTCTGAGCTATGAGCGACGCCCGCCGACAGGCCACTCAGACTCCCTGTGA
- a CDS encoding dioxygenase family protein yields MNALFAAGAGVAAGWGAACSPQSRGGATTSERDEGASSPLKAGGGERMPVGFVGHGAPTLAIDPGKGGDLARWSKNLAQPRAILAISAHWEDAPASAGTTRVQDLMYDFYGFPDELYQIAYPSPGAPELVRRIGALMGEEIRQEDRALDHGVWVPLLHMAPRADVPVLQLSLPSREGPEALFELGRKLAPLRDEGVFILGSGNVVHNLRRLSWDDPQGVSPPAWAAEFDQWVQEVIDRGAYDALVDYRHKSPGLRVAHPTEEHFQPLLVAAGAASVKRDPVSYPVEGFEYGSISRRCVQFG; encoded by the coding sequence ATGAACGCGTTGTTCGCCGCCGGAGCCGGTGTGGCGGCGGGGTGGGGAGCAGCCTGTTCGCCGCAGTCCCGCGGAGGAGCGACGACGTCGGAGCGTGACGAAGGGGCATCATCGCCGCTTAAGGCGGGAGGTGGAGAGCGTATGCCGGTGGGCTTTGTGGGGCATGGCGCACCGACCCTGGCCATCGACCCGGGCAAGGGTGGCGATCTTGCGCGCTGGTCGAAGAACCTGGCGCAACCACGCGCCATCCTGGCCATCAGCGCCCACTGGGAAGATGCGCCGGCGAGCGCCGGAACTACGCGGGTGCAGGATCTGATGTACGATTTTTACGGGTTTCCCGACGAGCTCTACCAGATCGCGTATCCTTCCCCCGGGGCGCCGGAGCTGGTGCGACGCATCGGGGCGCTGATGGGCGAGGAGATTCGGCAGGAGGATCGGGCGCTCGACCACGGGGTGTGGGTGCCGCTGTTGCATATGGCGCCCCGGGCCGATGTGCCCGTGCTGCAACTTTCTCTGCCCTCGCGCGAAGGACCGGAGGCGCTCTTTGAGCTCGGACGAAAGCTCGCGCCCCTGCGCGATGAGGGCGTCTTTATTCTGGGGAGCGGCAACGTCGTTCATAACCTGCGCCGGCTCTCCTGGGATGATCCGCAAGGCGTCTCACCGCCGGCCTGGGCGGCGGAGTTCGACCAGTGGGTACAGGAGGTCATCGACCGTGGTGCGTACGATGCGCTGGTGGACTATCGGCATAAGAGCCCGGGGCTGCGCGTGGCGCACCCGACCGAGGAGCATTTTCAGCCGCTGCTGGTGGCGGCCGGTGCGGCCAGCGTCAAGCGTGACCCGGTGAGCTATCCGGTAGAAGGGTTTGAGTACGGGAGTATCAGCCGGCGTTGCGTGCAGTTCGGCTGA
- a CDS encoding hybrid sensor histidine kinase/response regulator, translating to MGKYTDFFIPESLKAENGIELKRAQIGVKTTFTVVFWAFLAAAISFSGGSYQAALALVLCGSTVATAPVLLRSTARMDWAGHLIVGPIYILLYFLIHQNGGLSAPAIVWPAMLPLLANLFQGRRTAKVWLYAIVLSWGAVLVGTLTGYEFTPTALPPVVANVQRGISLIGMAVTAHVVLQLKDDLQSWLTEEVRIRESETRAVLETAPDGIITVDNDGKVLTANEAAARIFEREHGTIAGEHITELISSMDPGTLEDLDTGESLEHTGVRASGEFPAEIAFGTLGDRLILVLRDITERKQAEQEIRQARDAAIHANQAKSAFLANMSHELRTPLNAVIGYSEIIIEEIEFLQQDSPKDASVVGEFLPDLSRIRTAGTHLLALINDILDLSKIEAGKMSVHVEMFDINDMVEDIRSTVMPLAEKNRNTLNVEISDELGYMNTDATKMRQILFNLLSNACKFTSDGTITMRMYPSETYSHVVCEVEDTGVGVDEEQLKAIFEAFTQADSSTTREFGGTGLGLTITRHFCELLGGGIEVESTPGKGSLFKVTLAMNLRATDTDADGESEGATRAEDLPASLRNAGSQTVLVVDDDPTMRDLLRRLLEREGIAVVTAANGSEGLILAEQLRPDVITLDVMMPSMDGWTLLSKIKDHPELSDTPVVMVTMLDESARGFALGADDYLVKPIDRKRLIETLNNYRRPDETTGEILLVEDDEPTRSLMRRTLEDDGWSVVEAEDGRVGLQKLEQIEPALVLLDLMMPNLDGFEFLRRLRAHPDYAKVPVIVVTARELSAVEEAQLRRDTSEILTKGGKASDGFGENRERLLAQVRQHVRTVISKKRPAPSPEDAAT from the coding sequence ATGGGTAAGTACACGGACTTTTTCATCCCGGAGTCGCTCAAAGCCGAAAACGGCATCGAGCTTAAGCGTGCTCAAATCGGGGTAAAGACGACATTTACCGTTGTCTTCTGGGCCTTCCTCGCCGCGGCGATCTCTTTCTCCGGGGGCTCCTATCAGGCAGCGCTCGCCCTGGTGCTCTGTGGCAGCACGGTGGCCACCGCTCCGGTTCTGCTGCGCTCCACCGCACGCATGGACTGGGCCGGCCACCTGATCGTCGGGCCGATCTACATTCTGCTCTACTTTTTGATTCACCAGAATGGCGGGCTCTCGGCGCCGGCGATTGTCTGGCCGGCGATGCTCCCGCTGCTGGCCAACCTCTTTCAGGGGCGCCGCACCGCAAAAGTCTGGCTCTACGCCATCGTGTTGAGCTGGGGGGCGGTGCTCGTCGGCACGCTCACCGGTTACGAATTTACGCCCACGGCGCTGCCTCCGGTGGTCGCCAACGTGCAGCGCGGTATCAGCCTGATCGGTATGGCGGTCACCGCGCACGTGGTCTTGCAGCTGAAAGACGACCTGCAGAGCTGGCTCACCGAAGAAGTCCGCATCCGCGAGAGCGAGACCCGCGCGGTGCTCGAGACGGCGCCTGACGGCATCATCACCGTCGACAACGACGGCAAAGTGCTCACGGCCAACGAAGCCGCCGCCCGCATCTTTGAACGCGAGCACGGCACAATCGCCGGCGAACATATCACCGAGCTGATCAGCTCGATGGACCCGGGCACACTTGAAGATCTGGACACTGGCGAATCGCTGGAGCACACCGGCGTGCGCGCCTCCGGGGAGTTCCCCGCCGAGATCGCCTTCGGCACCCTGGGCGACCGCCTCATCCTGGTGCTGCGCGACATCACCGAGCGCAAGCAGGCCGAGCAAGAGATCCGCCAGGCCCGCGACGCCGCCATTCACGCAAACCAGGCCAAGAGCGCATTTTTGGCTAACATGAGCCACGAGCTGCGCACCCCGCTCAACGCCGTGATCGGCTACTCCGAGATCATCATCGAGGAGATCGAGTTCCTGCAGCAGGACTCTCCCAAAGACGCCAGCGTCGTCGGTGAGTTCTTGCCTGACTTAAGCCGCATTCGCACCGCCGGCACCCACCTGCTCGCGCTGATCAACGACATCCTCGACCTCTCCAAGATCGAGGCCGGAAAGATGAGCGTGCACGTCGAGATGTTTGACATCAATGACATGGTCGAAGACATCCGCTCCACGGTGATGCCCCTGGCCGAGAAGAACCGCAATACGCTCAACGTCGAGATCAGCGATGAGCTCGGCTACATGAACACCGACGCCACCAAGATGCGTCAGATCCTCTTCAACCTCCTGAGCAACGCCTGCAAGTTCACCTCCGATGGCACCATCACCATGCGGATGTACCCCAGTGAGACCTACAGCCACGTCGTCTGCGAGGTTGAAGACACCGGGGTGGGCGTCGATGAGGAGCAGCTCAAGGCCATCTTTGAAGCCTTTACCCAGGCCGACTCCTCGACCACCCGCGAGTTCGGCGGCACGGGCCTCGGCCTGACCATCACCCGTCACTTCTGTGAGCTTCTCGGTGGCGGCATCGAGGTGGAGTCCACCCCCGGTAAGGGGAGCCTCTTTAAGGTCACCCTGGCGATGAACCTGCGCGCCACCGACACTGATGCGGACGGCGAGAGCGAAGGCGCCACCCGCGCCGAAGATCTCCCGGCCTCGCTGCGCAACGCCGGCAGCCAGACCGTGCTGGTCGTCGACGATGACCCCACCATGCGCGATCTTCTGCGGCGTCTGCTCGAGCGCGAAGGCATCGCCGTGGTCACCGCCGCCAACGGCTCCGAAGGCCTGATCCTGGCCGAGCAGCTTCGCCCCGACGTCATCACCCTCGACGTGATGATGCCCTCGATGGACGGCTGGACGCTTCTCTCCAAGATCAAAGATCACCCCGAGCTCAGCGACACCCCGGTGGTGATGGTGACCATGCTCGATGAGAGCGCGCGCGGCTTTGCGCTGGGCGCTGACGACTATCTCGTCAAGCCCATCGACCGCAAACGCCTCATCGAGACGCTCAACAACTACCGACGCCCCGATGAGACCACTGGCGAGATCCTGCTGGTCGAAGACGACGAGCCCACCCGCTCGTTAATGCGCCGCACCCTGGAAGACGATGGCTGGAGTGTGGTCGAGGCCGAAGACGGCCGCGTGGGCCTGCAGAAGCTCGAGCAGATTGAGCCGGCGCTGGTCCTCCTTGACCTGATGATGCCCAACCTCGACGGCTTTGAGTTCTTGCGCCGCCTGCGCGCCCATCCCGACTACGCAAAGGTGCCGGTGATCGTGGTCACCGCCCGCGAGCTCTCCGCAGTCGAGGAGGCCCAGCTGCGACGCGATACCAGCGAGATCCTCACCAAGGGTGGCAAGGCCAGCGACGGGTTTGGCGAGAATCGAGAACGCCTCCTGGCCCAGGTTCGCCAGCATGTGCGCACCGTGATCTCCAAAAAGCGCCCTGCCCCCTCCCCCGAGGATGCAGCGACCTGA
- a CDS encoding J domain-containing protein, which translates to MSSIDETLAPRALSGVDFKSLKSPLTPEEFFVLSRVDGSMTVAQLCSVSGLGRARTLECIENLWKNGLIELPGQTSPAPLADTSSAASSASSASEADQDPGEELSEAILTRFPVAMDDFAFDRELLEQSVELDDDFKREVVFVYAQLDEVDYYGLLGVSADCGRRELRSAYFSMSKRYHPDRFFRKVLGDYGMRIEKIFQRITRAYQTLSNRTKRAEYDRLLEQGRQPVGTPPQASTPLSQRSEPIEEVSSDRKREMAFQLLVRRGDAHLERDDVAAALREFRKALTLKRDHALALRVAKNLKESGEHLDDAVAFARAAHKIEASSVDALRILGELYIMKQSPSDAIYHLERALELRPDDADILAHLHQLRA; encoded by the coding sequence ATGTCCTCAATCGATGAGACGCTCGCCCCGCGCGCGCTGAGCGGGGTCGACTTCAAAAGCCTGAAGTCACCGCTGACACCCGAAGAATTCTTTGTGCTCTCGCGGGTCGACGGCTCCATGACCGTCGCCCAGCTCTGCTCGGTCAGCGGGCTCGGCCGCGCGCGCACCCTGGAGTGCATCGAAAACCTCTGGAAGAACGGCCTCATTGAGCTACCCGGCCAGACGTCTCCGGCCCCCCTGGCTGACACCTCATCGGCAGCCTCCTCGGCGTCGTCGGCCTCGGAGGCCGACCAGGACCCGGGCGAAGAGCTCAGCGAGGCTATCCTCACCCGCTTCCCGGTAGCGATGGATGACTTCGCCTTTGACCGCGAGCTCCTCGAGCAGAGCGTCGAGCTTGACGATGACTTCAAACGCGAGGTCGTCTTTGTGTACGCCCAGCTCGATGAGGTCGACTATTACGGTCTTCTGGGCGTCTCTGCCGACTGCGGCCGACGCGAACTTCGCAGCGCCTACTTCTCCATGTCGAAGCGCTACCACCCCGATCGTTTCTTCCGAAAAGTGCTGGGCGACTACGGCATGCGCATCGAAAAGATCTTCCAGCGCATCACCCGCGCCTACCAGACCCTCTCCAATCGCACCAAGCGCGCCGAGTACGACCGCCTCCTGGAGCAGGGGCGCCAGCCCGTCGGCACCCCGCCCCAGGCGTCCACCCCGCTCTCCCAGCGCAGCGAGCCCATCGAGGAGGTCTCCAGCGATCGCAAACGCGAGATGGCCTTCCAGCTCCTGGTTCGCCGCGGCGACGCCCACCTGGAGCGCGATGATGTCGCCGCCGCGCTGCGCGAGTTCCGAAAGGCGCTCACCCTCAAGCGCGACCACGCGCTGGCCCTGCGCGTGGCGAAAAACCTCAAAGAGAGCGGTGAACACCTCGACGACGCGGTCGCTTTTGCGCGCGCCGCTCATAAGATCGAAGCAAGCTCCGTTGACGCGCTGCGAATTCTGGGCGAGTTATACATAATGAAACAATCACCCTCCGACGCGATCTACCATCTGGAGCGCGCTCTGGAGCTGAGACCCGACGACGCCGACATTCTCGCGCACCTTCACCAGCTGCGCGCCTGA